The following are encoded together in the Brassica napus cultivar Da-Ae chromosome A9, Da-Ae, whole genome shotgun sequence genome:
- the LOC106364423 gene encoding putative gamma-glutamylcyclotransferase At3g02910 has translation MGGGGALANHIFVYGTLKRNHPNHFLLEDLISKNDAVYVGQRTTRLSYPLVTGLYGIPYLINQPGSGQRIRGELYSVSKRGLVRLDELEGIKVEHYERLPVEVVEEEESNGVVLAEAYFAHRRFGERLWEKRGKLGLCEFGVNDGVLYVRPKDRPRFSSVIDEIEAFVVFY, from the coding sequence atgggaggaggaggagcactCGCGAACCACATTTTCGTGTACGGAACGCTGAAAAGAAACCATCCGAACCATTTCCTCTTAGAGGATCTCATCTCAAAGAACGACGCCGTTTACGTCGGCCAACGCACGACCCGGTTATCGTACCCGCTCGTCACGGGTCTCTACGGGATCCCTTACTTGATCAACCAACCCGGGTCGGGTCAACGGATCCGCGGCGAGCTTTACTCGGTTTCAAAACGCGGGCTTGTGAGGCTTGACGAGTTGGAAGGGATCAAAGTCGAGCACTACGAGAGGCTGCCGGTGGAAGTGGTTGAGGAGGAGGAGTCTAACGGCGTCGTTTTGGCGGAGGCTTACTTTGCTCATCGTAGGTTCGGTGAGAGATTGTGGGAGAAGAGAGGAAAGCTTGGTCTGTGTGAGTTTGGTGTAAACGACGGCGTTTTGTATGTTAGGCCCAAGGATAGGCCCAGGTTTAGCTCTGTTATTGATGAAATTGAAGCTTTTGTTGTCTTCTACTAA
- the LOC106366823 gene encoding glycine-rich cell wall structural protein 1.8-like: MVSLKALSTVFFLILGVGICYATSRNLLTYGEMPAGHGGGGGGGHGGGEGYGGVSGGGYGGGSGEGGGGGYGGAEGYAGGGGGGHGSGGGGASSSGGYASGGGEGGGGGYGGATGGYGGHAGGGGQGGGGGGASSSGGYASGGGEGGGGGYGGAAGGYGGHAGGGGGGSGGGGGAAYGGGGDHASGYGSGGGEGAGGAIGGHAGGGGGGSGGGGGSAYGGGGDHASGYGSGTGEGGGAGGGEYGGGGGGGHGGGGGSAGGGSYGGGAYGGGEGGGAGGGSGAGGYGGGGGGGSGGGGAYGGGGAHGGGYGSGGGEGGGYGGAAGGYGSGGGGGHGGGGGSGGGGYAP; the protein is encoded by the coding sequence ATGGTTTCTCTCAAAGCTCTCTCAACTGTCTTTTTTCTTATACTCGGCGTTGGCATTTGCTACGCCACTAGCCGGAATCTCTTAACATACGGGGAGATGCCCGCTGGCCATGGTGGTGGCGGTGGAGGAGGACATGGTGGTGGTGAAGGTTATGGAGGAGTGAGTGGTGGTGGTTATGGGGGCGGTAGTGGagaaggtggtggtggtggatatGGAGGAGCTGAAGGTTATGCaggtggcggtggtggtggtcaCGGTAGTGGCGGTGGTggagcttcttcttctggtgGATACGCTAGCGGAGGTGGAGAAGGAGGTGGTGGCGGTTACGGTGGAGCAACTGGTGGATATGGTGGTCATGCTGGTGGTGGTGGTCAGGGTGGAGGCGGTGGTGGAGCTTCTTCTTCCGGTGGGTATGCTAGTGGAGGAGGAGAAGGCGGAGGTGGAGGTTATGGTGGAGCAGCTGGTGGTTATGGTGGTCATGCTGGTGGCGGCGGTGGAggtagtggtggtggtggtggagctGCTTATGGCGGTGGAGGAGATCATGCTAGTGGTTATGGAAGTGGTGGTGGTGAAGGAGCTGGTGGTGCAATTGGTGGTCATGCTGGTGGGGGAGGTGGTGGCAGTGGAGGCGGTGGAGGATCGGCTTATGGTGGTGGAGGTGACCATGCTAGTGGTTACGGAAGTGGAACTGGTGAAGGTGGCGGCGCGGGTGGAGGTGAGTAtggaggtggaggtggaggtggaCATGGAGGTGGTGGAGGATCAGCAGGTGGAGGGTCTTATGGTGGTGGTGCTTATGGAGGCGGTGAAGGAGGAGGAGCTGGAGGTGGATCAGGAGCCGGAGGGTATGGAGGTGGTGGCGGTGGAGGGAGTGGTGGAGGAGGAGCTTACGGTGGAGGTGGAGCACATGGAGGTGGTTATGGAAGTGGTGGTGGTGAAGGAGGTGGTTATGGTGGTGCAGCAGGTGGATATGGAAGTGGTGGTGGAGGCGGtcacggtggtggtggtggttcagGCGGTGGAGGCTATGCCCCATGA
- the LOC106366845 gene encoding transcription factor MYC3: MDDHRSRVSLSPPDAHMSNYFLNQSTATDDDNASAAMEAFIGTNHWSQQPSLPPPPPSLSQFNEDTLQQRLQTLIESAGERWTYAIFWQISHDFDSPAGENTVILGWGDGYYRGEEDKEKKKKQSSSSNPAEQEHRKRVIRELNSLIAGGGAGVSDEANDEEVTDTEWFFLVSMTQSFVNGVGLPGESFLNSRVIWLSGSGALTGSGCERARQGEVYGLQTIVCIAAENGVVELGSSEVISQSSDLMDKVNGLFNGNGGGEASSWGFNLNPDQGENDPALWLSEPNITGIEPVQETPAIENAADLNFSSSGLNQNGNFKQGSSSNKKRSPVGKDEEMLSFSTVVRSAAKSVDSDHSDIEASVVKEAIIVEPEKKPRKRGRKPANGREEPLNHVEAERQRREKLNQRFYSLRAVVPNVSKMDKASLLGDAISYINELKTKLQQAETDKEEVQKQLDRMSKEGGGSRRAKERKSNLDSASSVEMEIDVKIIGWDVMIRVQCGKKNHPGARFMEALKELDLEVNHASLSMVNDLMIQQATVKMGSQFFNHDQLKAALMLKVGEDS; the protein is encoded by the coding sequence atggatgatcatcGGAGtcgtgtctctctctctccaccgGATGCTCACATGAGCAACTACTTCCTCAACCAGTCAACAGCCACCGACGACGATAACGCCTCCGCCGCGATGGAAGCTTTCATCGGAACAAATCACTGGTCACAACAACCAtcccttcctcctcctcctccgtcacTGTCTCAGTTCAACGAAGATACTCTCCAGCAACGTCTCCAAACGCTAATCGAATCCGCGGGTGAGAGATGGACTTACGCGATCTTCTGGCAGATCTCGCACGATTTCGACTCTCCCGCCGGAGAGAACACGGTGATTCTCGGGTGGGGAGACGGGTACTACAGAGGAGAGGAagacaaagagaagaagaagaaacagagctcGAGCTCGAATCCGGCGGAGCAGGAGCATCGGAAGAGAGTAATCCGGGAGCTTAACTCGTTAATCGCCGGCGGCGGAGCCGGAGTTTCCGACGAAGCCAACGACGAGGAGGTTACGGATACAGAGTGGTTCTTCTTGGTTTCGATGACGCAGAGCTTCGTCAACGGCGTTGGGCTCCCCGGAGAGTCTTTTTTAAACTCCCGCGTGATTTGGTTATCCGGGTCGGGTGCGTTAACCGGGTCGGGCTGCGAGCGGGCCAGGCAAGGCGAGGTTTACGGGTTGCAGACCATTGTGTGTATCGCTGCGGAAAACGGCGTCGTTGAGCTTGGTTCGTCGGAGGTGATAAGTCAAAGCTCAGATCTGATGGATAAAGTCAACGGTCTCTTTAACGGTAACGGTGGAGGAGAAGCTTCTTCTTGGGGGTTTAATCTCAATCCTGATCAAGGTGAGAACGATCCTGCTTTGTGGTTATCTGAACCGAACATAACCGGAATCGAACCGGTTCAGGAAACGCCCGCGATTGAGAACGCCGCTGATTTGAACTTCTCGAGCTCAGGGCTGAACCAAAACGGTAACTTTAAACAAGGGTCGTCAAGCAACAAGAAGAGATCTCCGGTTGGGAAAGACGAAGAAATGCTTTCTTTCAGCACGGTGGTTCGATCCGCGGCGAAGTCAGTGGACTCTGATCATTCCGATATCGAAGCATCGGTGGTTAAGGAGGCGATTATCGTCGAACCGGAGAAGAAACCGAGGAAACGGGGGAGAAAACCGGCTAACGGGAGAGAAGAGCCGTTGAACCATGTGGAAGCAGAGAGGCAGCGAAGGGAGAAGCTAAACCAGAGATTCTACTCGTTGAGAGCTGTGGTTCCCAACGTTTCGAAAATGGACAAGGCTTCTCTTCTTGGAGACGCCATTTCGTATATCAACGAGCTGAAAACGAAGCTGCAGCAAGCGGAGACCGATAAGGAAGAGGTTCAGAAGCAGCTAGATCGGATGAGCAAGGAAGGTGGCGGGTCTAGGAGGGCGAAAGAGCGAAAATCGAACCTAGATTCCGCGAGTTCTGTGGAAATGGAGATTGATGTGAAGATCATAGGTTGGGATGTGATGATACGTGTACAATGCGGCAAGAAGAATCATCCTGGTGCGAGGTTCATGGAAGCGCTTAAGGAGTTGGATTTGGAAGTGAATCATGCTAGTTTATCTATGGTGAATGATTTGATGATTCAACAAGCTACTGTGAAGATGGGAAGCCAGTTTTTCAATCATGATCAGCTCAAGGCTGCTTTAATGTTGAAAGTTGGAGAAGACAGTTAA
- the LOC106366844 gene encoding abscisic acid receptor PYR1-like: MVDSQPIREEEEATQTASTLHHQMIPSELTQDEFAELTDSITEFHTYQLGPGRCSSLLVQRIKSPPETVWSVVRRFDRPQTYKHFIKSCSVDEGFEMRVGCTRYVDVISGLPANTSRERLDLLDDDRRVTGFSITGGEHRLRNYKSVTTVHGFEREGRISSVVLESYVVDVPAGNTEEDTRLFADTVVKLNLQKLASVAEGMDRNSGDGRNSPVM; the protein is encoded by the coding sequence ATGGTGGATTCACAGCCAAtcagagaagaggaagaagcaaCCCAAACAGCCTCTACTCTCCATCACCAAATGATTCCTTCCGAGTTAACTCAAGACGAGTTCGCCGAGTTAACCGACTCAATCACCGAGTTCCACACCTACCAACTCGGTCCGGGACGCTGCTCATCCCTCCTCGTCCAACGCATCAAATCTCCGCCGGAAACCGTCTGGTCCGTCGTGAGACGCTTCGACCGGCCTCAGACTTACAAACACTTCATCAAAAGCTGCTCCGTCGACGAAGGGTTCGAGATGCGAGTGGGGTGCACGCGCTACGTGGACGTGATCAGCGGGCTTCCGGCGAACACGTCGAGGGAGAGGCTCGACCTGCTCGACGATGATCGGAGAGTGACGGGGTTTAGCATCACCGGAGGCGAGCACAGGCTGAGGAACTACAAGTCGGTGACGACGGTTCATGGGTTCGAGAGAGAAGGACGGATCTCTTCCGTTGTTCTTGAATCGTACGTCGTTGATGTGCCGGCAGGGAACACGGAAGAGGATACTCGTTTGTTTGCTGATACTGTGGTTAAACTGAATCTGCAGAAACTCGCGTCGGTTGCTGAAGGGATGGATCGTAATTCCGGCGACGGGAGAAACTCTCCGGTGATGTGA